The window TTTTATACCGGTATTTGGTACACTCTACCAGGCTATCATAACATCTGCTCCGAATTAATAAAACCCTCTCTTATAGGTACCCACTACCACTGGAACATGACTCGCGAGACGAGCTGCGACGACCTCTTACCCTGGTTCGCTTTAACCACGAACGGAGACCTAGTGGGAGTCGGTTTTCAATTCTTCGGCTCGCTCGCCGAACAGCCCAGTAAAAGAGAGTGGTTCGAGAAATACAAGGGCAAAGACCCAGCGGCGGTTCGTATTGGTTTAATTAACTCGAATTGAACTGATGAGCCAAATTGCATTAAATGAGGATGTTTGCATGATTGTGGATTGTAGTCAGATATTTTCAGGCTAAGGTACTCGTACTTACATGTTGATCCGTGTAGatcttaataaaatgtgtCTGCCCCAAGGGTACTATGGGGCAGATGTATTTTACTAacccatatttttttttaataaacatattgtttttattcctgCAAACCTCAACTAAACACACAATTATACTAATTTGCGTAGTAttagaatatacataataattattataaacaaatattcttgCGAGAATGTTACTGTTGTATttgtaaagttattatttacaaaatcagAAATGTTGTGTTcgcgtatttttatttcgtgttCCTTAAAATTGTCTGCTCAATTCAGGATACACTaagcaataaatcaaaaagaGAATTAATAGTTATCCTCTTTCTTGgactattaaatacataattttagtttCAGATGGTAGTACCTTTCGCTCCGGACTGCTACCTCGACTATGCGTCAAAGTATGATGGCATAGGCCTTCATATCTACTTCATTGATGACCCTTGGAACATTCGTTGCTTGTAAGTTTTGTgacaattgaattaaatgattctcctctattaataattcttaattaatttaactaattcttcaaaatttttattgtaatgacaGTATTCTTTttgtcaatatataaaataaatcagtttGGGAAAAGTCTTACTGACTTTTACGTTAGCTAATCTCTATTTAAGCTATCTAACTGCGCACgagatattatgtttaaaaaaaacgttgCAACTATCAATACGCTCCGTATGTTACAAGtagttattaacataaaaaatatatcctctatataatttatatgtaattataacatactttCAGACCCGGTGATTCCATAAAACCCGCCGCCATTATCGACAGAATCAAACTAACCGGCCACAGATACGCGAGCAAAGTCCTGGATGAAGTGAAGAGTATTTTCACCTAAACATTAACTGTATTAAACACTGAATGTCgcaaatgttgttttatttattttgtaaaagcacagcaaaaatttaaaatttataaaccttaaaatgtttaatagcTCTATTAAGGACTTGAACATATTACCTATACcgattaaaatagtataaaattaaccaAAATTAACTGGCCGCCATGCCTAATGTAAGATTTTTCGTACTTAGTTGATTTTGGAAATTAAGGAGAATATACAAACtgtattcaaatttttgtttgaaaccAAATAATAACGTCTCATTAGTTTTTCTTCATACAGAGAATAAAAAGGACTTTGCATCTCACCTTCTTATATATTCGATTTCAAGATCAATCACTTATAAACAatgatttaaacaaatttttggtTTATATAAAGAGTTTCATAATATGGTATAAGTAGATTGAGTATTCATTTAAAGTACGCTTCAGTCCGAGGCTTTGTCTGCTGCATTTCATCTTATGtctatatatacctatgtatgtacaacataaactattttttttttattatcataacaaaaaaaaaatatcataagttATCAATTGtgtagcaaataaaaaaaaaccagtgAGGTTTAAAGTAATGtgcgtatacaaataaatttacaatagtaCCAAATAGTTAATAGTTCTGGTAAAAATTGTCTAATTAGTAGCTAAGTAGTTTAAACATAccaaaacaatatattcaaatttttatccatatataattactatagtTTCTTTGAGTAGAAATACTTAAGTTTAACATGGGCAAACTATCAAGATGCATTCATTgtactataatatatcaaaaaaatgATCCAAATCTTTTTAATAGTCAGACATGGTAcgatcaataaataaacgtattaaTTTCGTACTGTGATGTATTTTAACGTCTGTATTTCCCGAATGTAGAAGAGGAAGATCGCATTTTTCCCATTTCACGTGTTTTATCACCTTATCGCCATTTTCAGGAAAGCGAGAGTCGGTTAATAACGATAATTAAAAGGATTAGTGTCAAAAATCAATGAACAAAGCCCAATCTTGTAGATAATCTTTTTAATCTCTGTATAAATATGGTGAATTTTCGAACAATgccttattattaaataactgtaaAGATGAAGTGGTCGTTGCTTGTTATAGTGGTACTTGCTTCTGCAGCGCCATTGTGCGGTAAGAATAAATTTACTGAAGCCGATTAGAGATAATCGCAATAATCATCGGTCATTATTAGaacaatttattgcattttatagtaaattttgcataaattgttaattatccTAGCGTgcagtatatattaaaaccttttattatatttttactttctgTTAAACACTctgtgatttaaaattaaaataatcttttgaAGGAAGGACGTTTGATATGCTAAAAATTATACTGACTCGAGTACGAAATAATGAGGAATAATGATCGAAGCGAGGGTGGGTCGCTCgttaaattatgtttgaaaaattaacaatatattttctgttcCTTTGGGTATTTTGAATTTACATATCTtctctaattaaaaaactagaGACACAGTGAgcctttaatttaataaatagtttaatggatatttataaattcccaTCGTAGTGAATAGTTAAATTAGACATgcttatataaacaattaattttctttattaatattgataagtGATGCTTTTTTGCCGAAAAGCTAACCTTAATATTTCAAGTTtcttaaacttaattttattaatctcgTCATTATTATCCCAAACTAACATAGCtactttgattttaaattttcagatgCTCTCAGTCGTGGTTTACgaggtaattatatttttcattaaaactaaGTAAATGTGTAGTGTAcactgtatatatttataattagatatGTAAGAGATATGTAATATCtactgtataattatattaatatatctttaataacCGGAAGTCATTGCCTACGTTTCCATTTGCATTGCATACCTGTAACACAGTAAACATAATTCTGTACTACCGGTACCTATTACTATgaatgttaattgttttattcttctttcactcataacaatatttacaaaataaccaTCTTTTTGTTAAAGTCAGTTATTTGTAATTAGATAATTCTCGGATCTTGCTTGGTGTGTTTTTTGAGATAATGTcgctaatataaatatttctggaAAGAcgccttttattttattaaaaaaatagcttatatttttaaccaatactcatattatacaaattatataatttacagtcAAATTCAACGTGGGTTTGGGAATAGGATCAGACTTCTTCTTCGTAGTACCACAGACGACCACCAATGCCATTCGCGAGGGCTGGTCCATAACATCCCGTGCTGATTCTACCAGACCCAACCTTGTCCTATACTGCCCTTCAGACCGCGTACTATGCGGCTTCTTCACCAGAAGTGGCCAAATCGCTGGTCTACAAATAGCTGTTAGTACCTTTAaccttattaatattgattttttttttgtgtgggTAGTCTGAGAAACcgaataattatatcaataatcgTCTAAGGATCGATTTTTCAATCCATGGTTTAAACTTCTCCGCCtacttaaatatgaaatattaaaatgttaagttgaaattttagtttaatacgATATTCGAACCAAGCAGAATAACTGGCCATAATATagtattcaaaaattaaattattgaaatcataattatatttgaacaaattACCTTCAGCTTGCTAAAGATGAATTTTCGGATGCCGTTTTCGACTGGGAGACACAAGGTTACACAGACTGGAACCCATCAGCACTTTCCGGCCAAGAACAGAAGTCCTACTGGGCGACGCAAGTCTTCTTTCTTTCTGAGAGtaattactttttacattttagactcacacattcataaatttcatacacGAAATGTCAAGACTTTAATTAAGCCTATTACTTATTAAAGCTTCTTCTTTTTATGTAAACTtgactaattttataatcacaaCCATAGAAAagcacatttttttaagtaagaaccttatttaaaaattgacaatataattatattacagcaAGCTCTAGAATGAATGAAGACATTGCACCTACTAGCAACGCCGACGTTCTGAGTGAAAACGCTGTATGGGTCAGCGGTTTCAATAAAGAAATGGTTGAAATTTCTGCAGATGCTAAAGAAATCGAAAACAGCATTTTCAAAAAACAAGCGTGTATCCTATGGATGGGTATGTCCTTCAAAAACCTCATGGTcacaatataattcaaaaatacctgtttagtatttatattgaatttatatgaaataggCTTCTGTAATTAAACCGGGACTCTTCAAgttataactattaaattgtttaaacccGAACtacaaaggaaaaaaatacGTGGTCTGCAATAGCTAATTTACctctaaatttaatataatataataataagcaataaaaaaaaacatgttttatacgGATATTAAATCTTGACAATACGAAAATATCCAAATTGCGAAAATGGTTGTATAAAACATACCCCAACCAATAAATTGAAACGTAAAATACAGAGGAATAATGTTTCTGTCATGTTCATATTTGGTTCGAAAACGCCCGAGGGCCTATTGTATACAGGTCGTACAAATCGATAAATGAATCCACGTGAATCATattggaataataaatagcttCAACGAAGCTATATTgtaatttcgatatttttataacattttgataCTTACAACTTTTagctaatacaaaatatacgtTGAACTCCTTAGGTGAATATGAAATCTTCCAATGGTCCTAATACTTGATTTGCTCCACCCCAAAACCAAAGCCAATTGTATAACAACAGATTATTTCTAGGTCGCCACTACTACTATAACATGACCAAGGAGACAGAATGCACGTCGACCGGTCTCTTTCCCTGGTTCCCTCTAGTCAACTCGGGCAGGCTGGAAGGTCTGGGCTTCCTCACCATAGGCAAGTTGCAACTTATTGATGGAAGACGCGACTGGTTCGAAAGACCAACAGAATCTGCTGTCAGAGTACgtataaatgtttcaatatgtacctatttaaTCAGTTTTTCTTCTCTATAGTAGACTATATAAAAGGACCGCAAGAGATTCCCCTAGTTTATTAgacactttaatttaattactttataatatactagctgtgcccgtGATTTTGTTAGCCCTTATGTTACTAGTAGCGAAGACTAATTATAGCTATTcctatataagataataaaggatgaaagtatataatataataacgtgatctcataaaattgatatttttaaataatgattaattattatcgcTATCTCCAGATGATCGTACCCGACGGACCAGAGTGCCTGTACAACTTGACTGGCAATGTTGGTGTGGTCACCATGCACATTTACTTCACAGACCAACCCTATCTCATCGGATGTCTCTTCAATTAAAGTTATCATATAAtaggttaataaaataagaactttgttttttttttatatttttgtgatcATGTTTTGCTCAAGGACTTATAACCGATCACGAGATGGTGATGAGAAGCCATTAGGCGTGCTGCGTGTGAGTGTTGCTCGAAGCAAATAAAgtcgtaataaaatttggttaCCTTACACAATATTCAGTAATTAAAAGAGAATTTACAGAGTAGAGCACGGACTAGCATGACATACAAGTATTACCTATTATCCCTGACTGAAATATCGGTTGTTTGTACTGTTCTTTAGAAAATGACGATTGGTCTGTGATGAACGAAAAGGgacaataaacacacataaGAGTAGTATTACTAGTATACCATatgtactttataaaatatctgttGTATCTACACGTTGGGTATTaacttattgtatattttatagttatcttttaacaaacaatttgaTGAATGTTTTCAACTAAATCTAGTTGTACCGTTAGtagcgtttaaaattattctagaTGCCAAATTGTAACCT is drawn from Zerene cesonia ecotype Mississippi chromosome 8, Zerene_cesonia_1.1, whole genome shotgun sequence and contains these coding sequences:
- the LOC119828576 gene encoding uncharacterized protein LOC119828576 isoform X1, whose protein sequence is MKWSLLVIVVLASAAPLCDALSRGLRVKFNVGLGIGSDFFFVVPQTTTNAIREGWSITSRADSTRPNLVLYCPSDRVLCGFFTRSGQIAGLQIALAKDEFSDAVFDWETQGYTDWNPSALSGQEQKSYWATQVFFLSETSSRMNEDIAPTSNADVLSENAVWVSGFNKEMVEISADAKEIENSIFKKQACILWMGRHYYYNMTKETECTSTGLFPWFPLVNSGRLEGLGFLTIGKLQLIDGRRDWFERPTESAVRMIVPDGPECLYNLTGNVGVVTMHIYFTDQPYLIGCLFN
- the LOC119828576 gene encoding uncharacterized protein LOC119828576 isoform X2 — encoded protein: MRNNDRSEDALSRGLRVKFNVGLGIGSDFFFVVPQTTTNAIREGWSITSRADSTRPNLVLYCPSDRVLCGFFTRSGQIAGLQIALAKDEFSDAVFDWETQGYTDWNPSALSGQEQKSYWATQVFFLSETSSRMNEDIAPTSNADVLSENAVWVSGFNKEMVEISADAKEIENSIFKKQACILWMGRHYYYNMTKETECTSTGLFPWFPLVNSGRLEGLGFLTIGKLQLIDGRRDWFERPTESAVRMIVPDGPECLYNLTGNVGVVTMHIYFTDQPYLIGCLFN